In a single window of the Elaeis guineensis isolate ETL-2024a chromosome 4, EG11, whole genome shotgun sequence genome:
- the LOC105043477 gene encoding cytochrome b5 has protein sequence MATDSKTYHFDEVAKHNVTKDCWLIISGKVYDVTPFMDEHPGGDEVLLAATGKDATNDFEDVGHSTSARELMIKYCIGDIDSPTIPTKRVYVAPQQAHYNPDKTSEFVIKILQFLVPVLILGLAFAVRHFTKVEE, from the exons ATGGCCACCGATTCCAAAACTTACCACTTCGATGAGGTGGCCAAGCACAACGTTACCAAGGATTGCTGGCTCATCATCTCCGGAAAg GTGTACGATGTCACCCCATTTATGGATGAGCATCCAGGTGGTGATGAAGTCTTGCTAGCAGCAACTG GGAAGGATGCAACCAACGATTTTGAAGATGTAGGTCACAGCACCTCTGCTAGGGAGCTGATGATCAAGTATTGCATCGGGGACATAGATTCTCCAACTATTCCAACTAAGCGTGTCTATGTGGCACCACAACAAGCACACTACAATCCTGATAAAACTTCAGAATTCGTGATCAAGATACTGCAGTTCCTTGTGCCCGTCTTGATCTTGGGCTTGGCCTTTGCTGTTCGTCACTTTACCAAAGTAGAGGAGTAA
- the LOC109505725 gene encoding uncharacterized protein — protein MFNWVQKKLSWGSDYHRVSNGKAPDVFIDEDEGRPMTNGKRSNETLGHSMLDDILAIGTFNHSYRRPLNYSTEKKYLQEEVKENNLRMVAMIRSAGTLISSRYNPPSLLKSLQCKTSMEEIVEDDHKQKTMELVMVERAKYSNCELLQPLLKVDRETSERTTLADLLAIEASFSRTCPPLEEEIIR, from the exons ATGTTTAACTGGGTGCAGAAGAAGTTGAGCTGGGGCTCCGACTACCATCGAGTTTCTAACGGAAAAGCTCCAG ATGTTTTTATTGACGAGGATGAAGGGAGACCAATGACAAATGGAAAGAGGAGTAACGAAACACTAGGTCACAGTATGCTTGATGACATCCTCGCTATTGGCACCTTCAATCATAGCTATCGCCGTCCCCTCAACTACTCCACCGAAAAAAAGTATCTCCaagaagaagtaaaagaaaaTAACTTGAGAATGGTGGCAATGATACGGTCAGCAGGTACATTGATCTCCTCGAGATACAATCCTCCCAGCTTGTTGAAGTCCCTTCAATGCAAAACCTCAATGGAAGAGATAGTGGAAGATGATCATAAGCAGAAAACGATGGAACTGGTGATGGTAGAGCGGGCCAAATATTCAAACTGTGAACTTTTGCAGCCGTTACTAAAGGTGGACCGGGAAACAAGTGAGAGAACAACACTTGCAGATCTGTTAGCCATTGAAGCTAGCTTTTCAAGGACTTGTCCGCCGCTGGAAGAAGAAATTATTAGATAG